From Lolium perenne isolate Kyuss_39 chromosome 5, Kyuss_2.0, whole genome shotgun sequence, a single genomic window includes:
- the LOC127302236 gene encoding uncharacterized protein has protein sequence MSTGTVKIKLHVANLYLTLPARRVEFPMLERLSVAHCRFDNMNMVELISRCPHLRVLEVDHCWRLDTLKVHSATIEELVVDDWLTNVDIVAPVLKKFRLKSTMERCFSVSFSAPMVEYLSWSFSFHHQNVGIGDIRLWCVRGLSLQTKQRAHVLLLDIDFAHEEFLVDSDLFQQISPLPEFSVLEMYLGSYGHVFGAMMLDLLGTCNAITRLKVTMRSSPRTQACPPECLCDEFPNWRSQTIPMAVVLGASGASLRRRWCCELGGQGSLLYSSPLLTSPLLSSTSKSLSHTRYPHAVCGDGLLLIERERERESFEGIGAGQGREVVFRLNFPPERFVPSRPPRAASGRRPQPSPPRPISPPLPSAAVGAGRRAKPARCRRRRPSLTHALGWEARGSLRPAVVLPGRQGAGGGGAPRVARLGVVWWRRRRLLAAGQQGGQRRRGRRGPDPDLGLSGPHLGLGGPDLASLCSRRLVELLLLRVARTAARGLQRGHGSFTSPAGSAGPEGPGLLL, from the exons ATGTCCACGGGGACTGTAAAGATCAAGTTACACGTAGCCAACCTTTATCTCACACTGCCGGCAAGGCGCGTTGAGTTCCCTATGCTGGAGAGGTTGTCTGTCGCCCACTGCCGCTTCGACAACATGAACATGGTTGAGCTGATCAGCCGGTGCCCTCACCTGCGCGTGCTAGAAGTGGACCACTGCTGGCGTCTCGACACGCTCAAAGTTCACTCAGCGACCATTGAAGAGCTTGTGGTGGACGACTGGCTGACCAACGTTGATATCGTGGCCCCCGTGCTTAAGAAGTTCAGGTTGAAATCCACCATGGAGAGATGCTTCAGCGTGTCCTTCTCAGCACCGATGGTGGAATATCTCTCGTGGTCATTCTCGTTTCACCATCAAAACGTCGGGATCGGCGATATACGGCTATGGTGTGTGCGTGGCCTGAGTCTACAGACAAAACAGAGAGCCCACGTCCTACTGTTGGACATAGATTTTGCG CACGAGGAATTTCTTGTGGACAGTGACTTGTTCCAGCAGATATCACCGCTTCCTGAATTTTCTGTTTTGGAGATGTATTTGGGATCATATGGACATGTTTTTGGAGCAATGATGTTGGATCTTCTTGGGACTTGCAACGCTATAACCAGGCTTAAAGTCACCATGCGAAGCTCACCG AGAACACAAGCATGCCCACCAGAATGTCTTTGTGATGAATTCCCAAACTGGAGAAGTCAAACTATCCCGATGGCGGTGGTGCTGGGAGCAAGCGGGGCTTCCCTTCGGCGGCGGTGGTGTTGCGAGCTGGGCGGCCAGGGTTCTCTCCTCTACTCTTCTCCTCTCCTCACCTCAcctctcctctcctcgacaaGTAAAAGTCTAAGTCACACACGCTACCCGCACGCGGTGTGTGGCGATGGCCTTCTACttatagagagagagagggagagggagagcttTGAGGGAATAGGTGCAGGGCAGGGGCGGGAGGTAGTATTTCGCCTCAACTTCCCTCCCGAACGTTTCGTCCCGTCCCGTCCCCCGCGGGCGGCGTCGGGGCGACGACCCCAACCCTCCCCGCCCAGGCCGATCTCTCCTCCTCTCCCCTCCGCCGCCGTCGGCGcaggccgccgggcaaagcccgcgcggtgccggcggcggcggccgtccCTTACCCACGCGCTAGGTTGGGAGGCGCGGGGCTCTCTCCGGCCAGCGGTGGTGCTGCCTGGTAGGCaaggtgccggcggcggcggcgcaccgcGGGTGGCGCGGCTCGGGGTGGTCtggtggcggcggcgccgccTCTTGGCAGCGGGGCAGCAGGGTGGtcagcggcggcgcgggcggcgcggccctgaccCAGATCTGGGCCTGTCTGGGCCCCATCTGGGCTTGGGCGGGCCAGATCTGGCATCCCTCTGCTCCCGGCGGCTGGTGGAGCTTCTCCTGCTGAGGGTAGCTAGGACGGCGGCGCGTGGACTGCAGCGCGGCCACGGGAGCTTCACGAGCCCGGCGGGCTCGGCCGGGCCAGAGGGGCCTGGTTTGCTCCTGTAG
- the LOC127302238 gene encoding quinone-oxidoreductase QR1, chloroplastic has translation MSSPSSSRIMRAVQYHKYGGGAEGLKHVEVPVPSPKKGELLVRVEAASINPLDWRFQKGVGRPFLPSKFPFTPVCELAGEVVELGAGVSSFRPGDKIIAVNFPGSGGLAEYAVVSASNAALRPPEVSAVEGACIPIAAATALMALRTAGVGLDAGDGPAKNVLVTAASGGVGTFAVQLASLAGHHHVTATCGARNLDLVRGLGADEALDYCTSEGTALRGPSGRKHDAVVHCAEGFPWSAFKPALADAGGVVVDLTPRIASVAVAVLHWLCFSKKRLVPLIVSTKKQDMDALLGLVVQGKIRAVVDSRYPLSRAHEGWAKSMSGHATGKIIVDMVDG, from the exons ATGTCTTCACCATCTTCTTCGAGGATAATGAGGGCCGTACAGTACCACAAATACGGCGGAGGAGCCGAGGGCCTCAAGCACGTGGAGGTGCcggtgccgtctccgaagaaaggCGAGCTGCTGGTTCGGGTGGAGGCCGCCAGCATCAACCCGCTGGACTGGAGGTTCCAGAAGGGCGTCGGGCGGCCCTTCCTGCCCAGCAAGTTCCCCTTCACCCCGGTCTGCGAGCTCGCTGGCGAGGTAGTGGAGTTGGGCGCTGGGGTGAGCAGCTTCAGGCCAGGCGACAAGATCATCGCCGTCAACTTCCCG GGTAGCGGCGGCCTGGCCGAGTACGCCGTGGTGTCAGCATCGAATGCGGCGTTGAGGCCGCCGGAAGTGTCGGCAGTTGAAGGCGCGTGCATTCCTATCGCGGCAGCCACCGCGCTCATGGCGCTCAGGACGGCCGGGGTCGGCCTCGACGCCGGCGACGGCCCCGCCAAGAACGTGCTGGTCACCGCGGCCTCCGGCGGCGTCGGCACATTCGCCGTGCAGCTGGCTAGCCTCGCGGGACACCACCACGTCACGGCTACCTGTGGCGCGCGCAACCTGGACCTCGTTCGGGGACTCGGCGCCGACGAGGCGCTAGACTACTGCACCTCGGAGGGCACCGCGCTGCGTGGGCCGTCCGGACGGAAGCACGATGCGGTGGTGCACTGCGCGGAGGGGTTCCCGTGGTCGGCGTTCAAGCCGGCGCTGGCGGACGCCGGTGGCGTGGTGGTGGACCTCACCCCGCGCATCGCGTCCGTCGCTGTCGCAGTGCTGCACTGGCTGTGCTTCTCGAAGAAGAGGCTTGTGCCGCTGATCGTGTCGACGAAGAAGCAGGACATGGACGCACTGCTGGGATTGGTGGTGCAGGGGAAGATCCGGGCGGTGGTCGACTCGCGTTACCCGCTAAGCAGGGCGCACGAGGGCTGGGCCAAGAGCATGAGCGGCCATGCCACCGGTAAGATCATCGTGGACATGGTAGACGGGTAG